Proteins encoded together in one Pseudoxanthomonas sp. Root65 window:
- the lexA gene encoding transcriptional repressor LexA, with product MNPVDLPPQRAAVLAFLRRELAAGRAPSLADIAAAFGFASRNAAQKHVQALVADGLLEQAPGQKRGLRLPGGMADLLPLPVLGRVAAGQPIGADIGLDEQLWLDRRLFSPQPDYLLKVQGDSMIDDGIVDGDLVGVHRTPDARDGQTVVARIDGELTIKRLQRERRRIRLLPRNPAHAPIDVQPGQDFAIEGVYCGLVRRG from the coding sequence ATGAACCCCGTCGACCTGCCTCCCCAGCGTGCCGCCGTCCTGGCCTTCCTGCGCCGGGAGCTGGCGGCCGGGCGGGCGCCCAGCCTGGCGGACATCGCGGCCGCCTTCGGCTTCGCCTCGCGCAACGCGGCGCAGAAGCACGTGCAGGCGCTGGTCGCCGACGGCCTGCTGGAACAGGCACCGGGGCAGAAACGCGGCCTGCGCCTGCCCGGGGGCATGGCCGACCTGCTGCCGTTGCCGGTACTGGGGCGGGTCGCGGCCGGCCAGCCGATCGGCGCCGACATCGGCCTGGACGAACAGCTGTGGCTGGATCGCCGGCTGTTCTCGCCGCAACCCGATTACCTGCTGAAGGTGCAGGGCGATTCGATGATCGACGACGGCATCGTCGACGGCGATCTGGTCGGCGTGCACCGTACGCCGGATGCGCGCGACGGGCAGACCGTGGTGGCGCGCATCGACGGCGAACTGACCATCAAGCGCCTGCAGCGCGAGCGGCGGCGCATCCGTCTGCTGCCGCGCAATCCCGCGCACGCGCCCATCGACGTGCAGCCGGGACAGGACTTCGCCATCGAAGGCGTCTACTGCGGCCTGGTGCGGCGCGGCTGA
- a CDS encoding ATP-binding protein produces MPQSGSPLGRVRLLLVEDSELDAELLVEQLLEAGLDAEFLRVDGADDMRAALAGAPFDLVLSDMELPGFSGYQALEILRAHDARLPFVFFSGTIGEDAAVKALQKGASDYVLKHSPARLPAAVARAIREARTEREREHAERELMRSQRMDCLAMLAAGLSHDLRNILQPLLIVPDLLSTYSDDPKILRLGAVISESGKRGHEMADSMLSFVRGSRKASETISVAALFSAVQLLLQGSLSRQVQLMVEQPPDDLLIEGNYTEFQQCLINLCLNGIQAMAERGGRLTLSATPTVAPDGQHYVVLRVSDEGSGMDEATRQQLFTPFFTTKPSGTGLGLMSCKRIVEAARGRIEVSSTLGQGTSFELHLPAPADEWAGSEDAAFVDGEGRRILLVDGDATRLSLLGNALAAQGYDPMMAPDGANALQQIARDGLPALAIMDDDILLLSAADVLAVLQEAGFDGPVIRLREPGVPSDDRECTLTLAKPVQVQSLFGAIEQALGLRA; encoded by the coding sequence GTGCCGCAATCCGGATCACCCCTGGGGCGCGTCCGCCTCCTCCTCGTCGAAGATTCCGAGCTCGACGCCGAACTCCTGGTCGAGCAATTGCTGGAGGCCGGGCTGGATGCCGAGTTCCTGCGCGTGGACGGCGCCGACGACATGCGCGCCGCCCTGGCGGGCGCGCCGTTCGACCTGGTGCTGTCGGACATGGAACTGCCGGGGTTCTCGGGCTACCAGGCGCTGGAGATCCTGCGCGCACATGATGCGCGGCTGCCGTTCGTGTTCTTCTCCGGCACGATCGGCGAGGACGCGGCGGTCAAGGCGCTGCAGAAGGGTGCCAGCGACTACGTGCTGAAGCATTCGCCCGCGCGCCTGCCGGCGGCGGTGGCGCGCGCGATCCGCGAAGCCCGCACCGAACGCGAGCGCGAGCATGCCGAGCGCGAACTGATGCGCTCGCAGCGCATGGACTGCCTGGCGATGCTGGCGGCGGGCCTGAGCCACGACCTGCGCAACATCCTGCAGCCGCTGCTGATCGTGCCCGACCTGCTGTCCACCTACAGCGACGACCCGAAGATCCTGCGCCTGGGTGCGGTGATTTCCGAAAGCGGCAAGCGCGGCCATGAGATGGCCGACTCGATGCTGTCGTTCGTGCGCGGTTCGCGCAAGGCCAGCGAGACGATCAGTGTGGCGGCCCTGTTCAGCGCCGTGCAGCTGCTGCTGCAGGGCAGCCTGTCGCGGCAGGTCCAGCTGATGGTCGAACAGCCGCCGGACGACCTGCTGATCGAAGGCAATTACACCGAATTCCAGCAGTGCCTGATCAATCTGTGCCTCAACGGCATCCAGGCGATGGCCGAACGCGGCGGCCGGCTCACCCTGTCGGCGACCCCGACGGTCGCGCCGGACGGGCAGCACTACGTGGTGCTGCGCGTGTCCGACGAGGGCAGTGGCATGGACGAAGCGACCCGGCAGCAGTTGTTCACGCCGTTCTTCACCACCAAGCCCAGCGGCACGGGCCTGGGCCTGATGTCCTGCAAGCGCATCGTCGAAGCGGCGCGCGGACGCATCGAGGTGAGCAGCACGCTGGGGCAGGGCACGTCCTTCGAACTGCATCTGCCGGCGCCCGCCGATGAATGGGCAGGCAGCGAGGACGCGGCATTCGTGGATGGCGAAGGACGCCGGATCCTGCTGGTGGACGGCGACGCCACCCGCCTATCGCTGCTGGGCAACGCGCTGGCGGCACAGGGTTACGACCCGATGATGGCGCCGGACGGCGCCAACGCGCTGCAGCAGATCGCCCGCGACGGCCTGCCGGCGCTCGCGATCATGGACGACGACATCCTGCTGCTGTCTGCGGCCGACGTGCTGGCGGTGCTGCAGGAGGCCGGGTTCGACGGGCCGGTGATCCGCCTCAGGGAACCGGGCGTGCCCAGCGACGACCGCGAATGTACATTGACCTTGGCGAAACCGGTGCAGGTGCAGTCGCTGTTCGGTGCGATCGAACAGGCCCTGGGCCTGCGCGCCTGA
- a CDS encoding ATP-binding protein — protein MNEERTRTLWEKSRLPLLGLVIVLIVVVPVILLQGLSRANQEAADVVVHTHEVEAAVLGLALDVREMESSAMLIALGADHPLARERLVSGRASLPERFDALARLTVDNPKQLVRVGRLRELVNARIEVVDQLLVAPETYKGTVVAPLATRFPIRGLLNEILEDERALLKERSHDATEQRRRMELIRMAALGAQLLLLSLVLMALGRQVGRRLAAEKQTAQASQRAAVVLDTVREPIALLDGAQHIQMHNAAFAELYGIPRGGQAASLDELGTAWQDKVMRQRLDDVLSRGRELWDYELQQETADGLRRTVLLNARRMPLPDSDDHAVLMTVSDISLQKTAQQEIAALNRQLEGKVEQVSEVNRELEAFSYSVSHDLRAPLRHVAGFSDKLGRHLGEGIDDKSRHYLDVIGSSARRMSQLIDDLLVYSRLGRSALRLQAVDMQSLVAEARAMLDANEANEGRAGRVEWRIAPMPIVLADENMMRQVWSNLLGNALKYSSQRDRALIEVEHRTQDDGSHLFTVRDNGAGFDMAYADKLFGVFQRLHKASEFAGTGIGLASVRRVLGRHGGRIWAESAPDQGATFFFTLPAALDAPPSREKDA, from the coding sequence ATGAACGAAGAACGCACCCGCACGCTGTGGGAAAAATCACGCCTGCCCCTGCTGGGGCTGGTGATCGTGCTGATCGTGGTGGTGCCGGTCATCCTGCTGCAGGGGCTGTCGCGCGCAAACCAGGAAGCCGCCGACGTCGTCGTCCACACCCACGAGGTGGAAGCCGCCGTGCTCGGGCTGGCGCTGGACGTCCGCGAGATGGAAAGCTCGGCCATGCTGATCGCGCTGGGCGCGGACCATCCGCTGGCACGTGAGCGGCTGGTGTCGGGCCGTGCGTCGCTGCCAGAGCGTTTCGATGCGCTTGCCCGGCTGACCGTGGACAACCCCAAGCAGCTGGTGCGCGTCGGACGCCTGCGGGAACTGGTGAACGCCAGGATCGAGGTGGTTGACCAGTTGCTGGTCGCACCGGAGACCTACAAAGGGACGGTGGTGGCGCCGCTCGCCACGCGCTTCCCGATCCGGGGGCTGCTGAACGAGATCCTCGAAGACGAGCGCGCGTTGCTGAAGGAACGCAGCCACGACGCCACCGAGCAGCGCCGGCGGATGGAGCTGATCCGCATGGCTGCGCTGGGGGCGCAACTGCTGCTGCTCTCGCTGGTGTTGATGGCGCTCGGGCGGCAGGTAGGACGCCGGCTGGCTGCCGAGAAACAGACCGCACAGGCCAGCCAGCGCGCGGCGGTGGTGCTGGACACGGTGCGCGAGCCTATCGCGCTGCTGGATGGCGCGCAGCACATCCAGATGCACAACGCCGCGTTCGCCGAGCTGTATGGCATTCCGCGAGGCGGCCAGGCCGCCAGCCTGGACGAGCTGGGCACCGCCTGGCAGGACAAGGTGATGCGGCAGCGTCTCGACGACGTGCTTTCGCGTGGCCGCGAATTGTGGGATTACGAGTTGCAGCAGGAGACCGCCGATGGCCTGCGTCGGACCGTCCTGCTGAACGCACGGCGCATGCCGCTGCCGGACAGCGACGACCACGCGGTGCTGATGACGGTCAGCGACATCTCGCTGCAGAAGACCGCGCAGCAGGAGATCGCCGCGCTGAACCGCCAGCTGGAAGGCAAGGTCGAACAGGTGTCGGAAGTGAACCGCGAGCTGGAGGCCTTCAGTTATTCGGTCTCGCACGACCTGCGCGCGCCGCTGCGCCACGTGGCCGGCTTCTCCGACAAGCTGGGACGCCATCTGGGCGAGGGCATCGACGACAAGAGCCGCCATTATCTGGACGTGATCGGCAGCTCCGCCCGCCGCATGTCGCAGCTGATCGACGACCTGCTGGTCTACTCGCGACTGGGCCGCAGCGCTTTGCGCCTGCAGGCGGTCGACATGCAGTCGCTGGTCGCCGAGGCGCGCGCCATGCTGGATGCGAACGAGGCCAACGAGGGCCGCGCCGGGCGCGTGGAGTGGCGTATCGCGCCGATGCCCATCGTGCTGGCCGACGAGAACATGATGCGCCAGGTGTGGAGCAACCTGCTGGGCAACGCGCTGAAGTACAGCAGCCAGCGCGACCGCGCGCTCATCGAGGTCGAACACCGCACGCAGGACGACGGCAGCCACCTGTTCACCGTGCGCGACAACGGCGCCGGCTTCGACATGGCGTATGCGGACAAGCTGTTCGGCGTGTTCCAGCGGCTGCACAAGGCCAGCGAGTTCGCCGGCACCGGCATCGGCCTGGCCAGCGTGCGCCGCGTGCTGGGCCGGCATGGCGGCCGCATCTGGGCCGAATCGGCCCCCGACCAGGGCGCCACCTTCTTCTTCACCCTTCCGGCAGCGCTCGACGCTCCGCCTTCCCGAGAGAAAGACGCATGA
- the mtnA gene encoding S-methyl-5-thioribose-1-phosphate isomerase, with amino-acid sequence MNDAIDYARYDRIRPIRWTGTALELLDQRKLPFVVEYLACTTSDEVAAAIHDLAVRGAPAIGIAAAWGVVLASREVLAATPTEALEKLEPALQRLNDARPTAVNLAWALARMRAALRTAGSDWRGVLELEALAIAEEDLAANRHMGELGAALIGQGSGVLTHCNTGSLATAGFGTALGVIRAGVAQGRIGKVYAGETRPWQQGARLTAWELQQDGIPATLIADSAASHLMKTGAVQWVVVGADRICANGDTANKIGTYQLAIAARHHGAKFMVVAPSSTVDMATPNGEAIHIEERDPAELLGIGGTRIVAEGVAAWNPVFDVTPAALIDAIVTEKGVIEQPDEARMQAAFGG; translated from the coding sequence ATGAACGACGCCATCGATTACGCCCGCTACGACCGCATCCGTCCCATCCGCTGGACCGGCACCGCGCTGGAACTGCTGGACCAGCGCAAGCTGCCGTTCGTGGTGGAGTACCTGGCATGCACCACCAGCGACGAAGTGGCCGCCGCCATCCACGACCTGGCCGTGCGCGGCGCGCCGGCCATCGGCATCGCGGCTGCATGGGGCGTGGTGCTGGCCTCGCGCGAGGTGCTGGCGGCGACCCCGACCGAGGCGCTGGAGAAGCTGGAGCCCGCCCTGCAGCGCCTCAACGACGCGCGACCGACGGCGGTGAACCTGGCCTGGGCACTGGCGCGCATGCGCGCCGCTCTGCGCACCGCCGGCAGCGACTGGCGTGGCGTGCTGGAACTGGAAGCGCTGGCGATCGCCGAGGAAGACCTGGCCGCCAACCGCCACATGGGCGAACTGGGGGCCGCGCTGATCGGGCAGGGCAGCGGTGTGCTGACCCACTGCAATACCGGTTCGCTGGCCACGGCCGGCTTCGGCACCGCGCTGGGCGTGATCCGTGCCGGCGTGGCGCAGGGCCGCATCGGCAAGGTGTATGCGGGCGAGACGCGTCCCTGGCAGCAGGGCGCGCGGCTGACCGCGTGGGAGCTGCAGCAGGATGGCATCCCCGCGACCCTGATCGCCGACTCCGCTGCCTCGCACCTGATGAAGACCGGCGCCGTCCAATGGGTCGTCGTGGGTGCGGACCGCATCTGCGCCAACGGCGACACCGCCAACAAGATCGGCACCTACCAGCTGGCCATCGCCGCGCGCCACCACGGTGCGAAGTTCATGGTGGTGGCGCCGTCGTCCACGGTCGACATGGCCACGCCGAACGGCGAGGCGATCCACATCGAGGAACGCGACCCGGCCGAGCTGCTCGGCATCGGCGGCACCCGCATCGTGGCCGAGGGCGTGGCGGCGTGGAATCCGGTGTTCGACGTGACGCCGGCGGCGTTGATCGATGCCATCGTCACGGAGAAGGGCGTGATCGAACAGCCCGACGAAGCACGCATGCAGGCTGCGTTCGGCGGATGA
- a CDS encoding HDOD domain-containing protein: MRILYVGDTACLPEDLADYIGDMGDEWTVETVADGKSAMFAVANGPVDVVMVGPALPDLPPATLLGQIRTLRAETIRIALLEGSADSLSAPIKLIGVAHRFLPLPLSSETVLESIHSLEELRDLLDSPRLRRAIGRVEHLPSPPHLYFALTRALEEDEGTANDIATLVAGDPAIAAKVLQLCNSAYFSNGRSITDLRAAVTRLGLGTLRDLVLASEVFSMKTASSIDRGALQQRALLASRLAAKILPRTSSELGATAALLADIGLLLPGVRDERDTPASEGDDRPGHTEAGAYLLGLWGLPMPIVEAVAFHRQPQRSSLRSFWVPGAVHVAGALASNEPVDEGYLKSLGVLDQLPSWRQMAETMVERAEEAA; encoded by the coding sequence TTGCGCATTCTGTACGTTGGCGATACCGCTTGCCTGCCTGAGGACCTGGCCGATTACATCGGCGACATGGGGGACGAGTGGACCGTCGAAACGGTGGCCGACGGGAAGTCGGCGATGTTCGCGGTGGCCAACGGTCCGGTCGACGTGGTCATGGTGGGACCGGCGTTGCCCGACCTGCCGCCGGCCACGCTGCTGGGGCAGATCCGTACCCTGCGCGCGGAGACCATCCGGATCGCGCTGCTGGAAGGCAGTGCCGACAGCCTGTCCGCCCCGATCAAGCTGATCGGCGTGGCGCACCGCTTCCTGCCGCTGCCGCTGTCGTCGGAAACGGTGCTCGAATCGATCCACAGCCTGGAAGAACTGCGCGACCTGCTGGACAGCCCGCGACTGCGCCGCGCGATCGGCCGCGTCGAGCACCTGCCGTCGCCGCCGCACCTGTATTTCGCGCTGACCCGCGCGCTGGAAGAAGACGAAGGCACGGCCAACGACATCGCCACGCTGGTGGCCGGCGATCCCGCCATCGCCGCCAAGGTGCTGCAGCTGTGCAATTCGGCCTACTTCTCCAACGGACGTTCGATCACCGACCTGCGCGCCGCGGTAACGCGCCTGGGCCTGGGCACGCTGCGCGACCTGGTGCTGGCCAGCGAGGTGTTCTCGATGAAGACCGCCTCCAGCATCGATCGCGGCGCGCTGCAGCAGCGTGCGCTGCTGGCGTCGCGACTGGCGGCGAAGATCCTGCCGCGCACCAGTTCGGAACTCGGCGCCACCGCCGCGCTGCTGGCCGACATCGGCCTGCTGCTGCCGGGCGTGCGCGATGAGCGCGACACCCCGGCCAGCGAGGGCGACGACCGCCCCGGCCATACCGAGGCCGGCGCCTACCTGCTGGGCCTGTGGGGCCTGCCGATGCCGATCGTCGAAGCGGTCGCCTTCCACCGCCAGCCGCAGCGTTCCAGCCTGCGCAGCTTCTGGGTGCCCGGCGCGGTGCACGTGGCCGGCGCACTGGCCAGCAACGAGCCGGTGGACGAGGGCTACCTGAAGTCGCTGGGCGTGCTGGACCAACTGCCCAGCTGGCGGCAGATGGCCGAGACCATGGTGGAGCGGGCCGAAGAGGCCGCCTGA
- a CDS encoding DUF3011 domain-containing protein, which translates to MERRLIASLMFGTAALLGMASAQAAPQYGDRYQGGGQTVRCESPSNRYRECPMDTRGGVQLTRQLSSTRCEEGRNWGQGRNGVWVDRGCRAEFTAGRGGGWGNGGGWSGTGERIRCESDNGRTRTCAVPPRADVRLVRQLSSARCVEGQTWGQDRNGLWVTQGCRAEFEVRGRGNGWGNGNGGGWGNNGDYGRTFRCESDNGRTRTCAVDGRRVELVRQLSSSACIEGRTWGRDNRGVWVTSGCRAEFRSW; encoded by the coding sequence ATGGAACGCCGACTGATCGCTTCGCTGATGTTTGGAACGGCCGCACTGCTCGGCATGGCGTCGGCGCAGGCCGCGCCGCAGTACGGCGACCGCTATCAGGGCGGAGGACAGACCGTCCGCTGCGAGTCGCCAAGCAACCGCTATCGCGAATGCCCGATGGACACCCGCGGCGGCGTGCAGCTGACCCGCCAGTTGTCGAGCACGCGCTGCGAGGAAGGCCGCAACTGGGGCCAGGGCCGCAACGGTGTGTGGGTGGATCGCGGCTGCCGCGCCGAGTTCACCGCCGGGCGCGGTGGCGGCTGGGGCAATGGGGGCGGCTGGTCCGGCACCGGCGAGCGCATCCGCTGTGAGTCGGACAATGGCCGCACGCGCACGTGTGCGGTTCCCCCGCGCGCCGACGTGCGCCTGGTGCGCCAGCTGTCCAGTGCGCGTTGCGTGGAAGGGCAGACGTGGGGCCAGGATCGCAATGGATTGTGGGTAACGCAGGGCTGCCGTGCCGAGTTCGAGGTGCGCGGGCGTGGCAACGGCTGGGGCAATGGCAATGGCGGCGGCTGGGGCAACAACGGCGACTACGGTCGCACCTTCCGCTGCGAGTCCGACAACGGCCGTACGCGCACCTGTGCTGTCGACGGCCGGCGCGTAGAGCTGGTGCGCCAGCTGTCGAGCAGTGCCTGCATCGAAGGCCGCACCTGGGGCCGCGACAACCGGGGCGTGTGGGTGACCAGCGGCTGCCGGGCGGAATTCCGCAGCTGGTGA
- a CDS encoding DEAD/DEAH box helicase, with protein sequence MPAQTALIRRHADEAALLPVTTADGSALAERLAGKYRDRVTGQFVIPAREGRYEPLPEDLPQALAGALRQRGIERLYSHQAEAWRHAQAGDHLAVVTPTASGKSLCYTLPVVASALARRGKALYLFPTKALAQDQVAELLDLSRAGDLGLKAFTFDGDTPGDARQAIRLHGDIVVSNPDMLHQAILPHHTKWAQFFENLRYVVIDEVHTYRGVFGSHVANVLRRLRRVCAFYGATPQFIVCSATIGNPQAHAEALLELPVHAITESGAPTGEKHVLLWNPPVVNPDLGLRASARSQSNRIARLAIKAGLKTLVFAQSRTMVEVLTKYLKDVFDSDPRLPARIRAYRGGYLPTERREAERAMRDGRVDGIISTSALELGVDIGSLDAVVLNGYPGSIAATWQRFGRAGRRQQASLGILVASSQPLDQYVVRHPEFFADSPPEHARIAPDQPMILLDHVRCAAFELPFLAGEPFGPVDPSPFLQLLDEDSVVHREGDRYEWIADSYPANAVSLRSVADGNFVVVDRTDGRQVIIAEVDFSAAPLTLYEGAIHMIQSTPYQVERLDWEGRKAYVTRTHVDYYTDAIDYTKLKVLERFDGCVAGQGTCHHGEVHVVRRVAGYKKIRYYTHENIGYGPVNLPDQEMHTTSLWWQLPPALLESAFESRQDALDGFLGAAYALHIAATVAVMAEGRDLQKAVGDGDGAWFALPDTQGRGQLRGTDSQVLSPVSGERFIPTAYLYDNYPGGIGLSEPLWRRQRELVQRAVQLVSGCDCKAGCPACVGPVLANDEDAETTPRALAARVLHLLDAA encoded by the coding sequence ATGCCCGCCCAGACCGCCCTGATCCGCCGCCATGCCGATGAAGCCGCCCTGCTGCCCGTGACCACCGCGGACGGCAGCGCGCTGGCCGAACGCCTTGCCGGCAAGTACCGCGACCGCGTGACCGGGCAGTTCGTCATTCCCGCACGGGAAGGGCGGTACGAGCCGCTGCCGGAAGACCTGCCGCAGGCGCTGGCCGGAGCGTTGCGCCAGCGCGGCATCGAGCGGCTGTATTCGCACCAGGCCGAGGCGTGGCGACACGCGCAGGCCGGCGATCACCTCGCCGTGGTCACGCCGACCGCCTCGGGCAAGTCGCTGTGCTACACGCTGCCGGTGGTGGCCTCGGCGTTGGCGCGGCGCGGCAAGGCGCTGTACCTGTTCCCGACCAAGGCGCTGGCGCAGGACCAGGTGGCGGAACTGCTGGACCTCAGCAGGGCCGGCGACCTGGGCCTGAAGGCCTTCACCTTCGACGGCGACACGCCGGGCGATGCGCGTCAGGCGATCCGCCTGCATGGCGACATCGTGGTCAGCAATCCCGACATGCTGCACCAAGCCATCCTGCCGCACCACACCAAGTGGGCGCAGTTCTTCGAGAACCTGCGCTACGTGGTGATCGACGAGGTGCACACCTACCGCGGCGTGTTCGGCAGCCACGTGGCCAACGTGCTGCGCCGGCTCAGGCGCGTGTGCGCGTTCTACGGCGCCACCCCGCAGTTCATCGTGTGCTCGGCCACCATCGGCAATCCGCAGGCGCATGCGGAAGCGCTGCTGGAACTGCCGGTGCATGCGATCACCGAGTCCGGCGCGCCGACCGGCGAGAAGCACGTGCTGTTGTGGAATCCGCCGGTGGTCAATCCCGACCTGGGCCTGCGCGCGTCAGCGCGCTCGCAGAGCAACCGCATCGCACGGTTGGCGATCAAGGCGGGCTTGAAGACCCTGGTGTTCGCGCAGTCGCGCACCATGGTCGAGGTGCTGACGAAGTACCTGAAGGACGTGTTCGACAGCGATCCGCGCCTGCCGGCGCGCATCCGCGCCTACCGCGGCGGTTACCTGCCGACCGAACGGCGCGAGGCCGAGCGCGCGATGCGCGACGGTCGCGTGGACGGGATCATTTCCACCTCGGCGCTGGAACTGGGCGTGGACATCGGCAGCCTGGATGCGGTGGTGCTGAACGGCTATCCCGGCTCCATCGCCGCGACGTGGCAGCGCTTCGGCCGGGCAGGGCGGCGGCAACAGGCCTCGCTGGGCATCCTGGTCGCCAGTTCGCAGCCGCTGGACCAGTACGTGGTGCGGCATCCGGAGTTCTTCGCCGACAGTCCGCCGGAACACGCGCGCATCGCGCCGGACCAGCCGATGATCCTGCTCGACCACGTGCGCTGTGCCGCGTTCGAGCTGCCGTTCCTGGCCGGCGAGCCGTTCGGCCCGGTCGATCCGTCGCCGTTCCTGCAACTGCTCGACGAGGACAGCGTGGTGCATCGTGAAGGCGACCGCTACGAGTGGATCGCCGACAGCTATCCGGCCAACGCGGTCAGCCTGCGCTCGGTGGCGGACGGCAACTTCGTGGTGGTCGACCGCACCGATGGCCGCCAGGTGATCATCGCCGAAGTGGATTTCAGCGCCGCGCCGCTGACGTTGTACGAAGGCGCCATCCACATGATCCAGTCCACCCCGTACCAGGTGGAGCGGCTGGACTGGGAAGGGCGCAAGGCTTACGTCACCCGCACGCACGTGGACTACTACACCGACGCGATCGACTACACCAAGCTGAAGGTGCTGGAGCGTTTCGACGGCTGTGTTGCCGGGCAGGGCACCTGCCACCACGGCGAGGTCCATGTGGTGCGGCGGGTGGCCGGCTACAAGAAGATCCGCTACTACACCCACGAGAACATCGGCTACGGGCCGGTGAACCTGCCCGACCAGGAGATGCACACCACCAGCCTGTGGTGGCAGTTGCCGCCGGCGTTGCTTGAATCGGCCTTTGAGTCGCGGCAGGACGCACTGGATGGCTTCCTCGGTGCGGCGTACGCGCTGCATATCGCCGCCACGGTCGCGGTGATGGCCGAAGGCCGCGACCTGCAGAAGGCGGTGGGCGATGGTGACGGTGCCTGGTTCGCGCTGCCGGACACGCAGGGCCGCGGCCAGCTGCGCGGCACGGACAGCCAGGTGCTGTCACCGGTGTCGGGCGAGCGCTTCATTCCCACGGCCTATCTCTACGACAACTACCCCGGCGGCATCGGCCTGAGCGAGCCGTTGTGGCGACGCCAGCGCGAGCTGGTGCAGCGTGCGGTGCAACTGGTGTCGGGATGCGACTGCAAGGCGGGTTGCCCGGCCTGCGTGGGCCCGGTGCTGGCGAACGACGAGGATGCGGAGACCACGCCGCGCGCGCTGGCCGCGCGTGTGCTGCACCTGCTGGACGCCGCATGA
- a CDS encoding response regulator has translation MSDIRTILLAEDSLADAEMAIDALREANLANPIVHVEDGVEAMDYLLRRGAHAGREEGMPSVLLLDIKMPRMDGLEVLKQIRSDEKLRHLPVVILSSSREESDLARSWDLGVNAYVVKPVDIDQFFQAVKTLGTFWAVINETPSLD, from the coding sequence ATGAGCGACATCCGCACCATCCTGCTGGCAGAAGACAGCCTGGCCGACGCCGAAATGGCGATCGACGCGCTGCGCGAAGCGAACCTCGCCAACCCCATCGTGCATGTCGAGGATGGCGTGGAAGCGATGGACTACCTGCTGCGCCGTGGCGCGCACGCCGGCCGTGAGGAGGGCATGCCATCGGTGCTGCTGCTGGACATCAAGATGCCGCGCATGGACGGCCTGGAAGTGCTCAAGCAGATCCGCAGCGACGAGAAGCTGCGGCACCTGCCGGTGGTCATCCTGTCGTCCTCGCGCGAGGAGAGCGACCTGGCGCGCAGCTGGGATCTCGGCGTGAACGCCTACGTGGTCAAGCCCGTGGACATCGACCAGTTCTTCCAGGCAGTGAAAACGCTCGGCACCTTCTGGGCCGTCATCAACGAAACTCCCAGCCTGGACTGA
- a CDS encoding GGDEF domain-containing protein translates to MRTHPLHAPIAVPGMIHSLRALLSRRSTRSLTAAEREDLAQAQLRATRPIISGVLLCGAVLLAIIAVFDLSHVTPSIGYPVWAQLLAAFGVAACAAGVARLPQWQHRLMLILAGTLLTGIFMSMPLPGATGQLALRTGLFQLLPLALMALTVRPMSLLALALLIVVMAQLRIVLYGAPGTGSALYWLYTLMTIGFGLVLAGYRTDFAVSAWQMRRRLVRQAHTDELTGLLNRNGWTERAIALHAQALAAGRPVAVVVLDIDYFKRINDEHGHDGGDTVLRRLGDLMRARTGANGCAARIGGEEFAVLLDGDDAVAAQAFAERLRREFRKAQGAVVATLSAGIAGHLPGESLRDQMRRADQALYEAKREGRDRVHVAGIP, encoded by the coding sequence ATGCGCACCCATCCTCTCCACGCACCGATCGCCGTCCCGGGCATGATCCACAGCCTGCGCGCGCTGCTGTCGCGCCGCTCGACCCGTTCGCTCACCGCAGCGGAACGCGAAGACCTGGCTCAAGCCCAGTTGCGGGCTACGCGTCCGATCATCAGTGGCGTCCTGCTGTGCGGGGCGGTGCTGCTGGCGATCATCGCAGTGTTCGATCTGTCGCACGTGACCCCGTCGATCGGGTATCCGGTGTGGGCGCAGTTGCTGGCGGCGTTCGGCGTGGCGGCCTGCGCGGCCGGCGTCGCGCGCCTGCCGCAGTGGCAGCACCGGCTGATGCTGATCCTGGCCGGCACGCTGCTGACCGGCATCTTCATGAGCATGCCGTTGCCTGGCGCGACCGGGCAGCTGGCGCTGCGCACCGGCCTGTTCCAGTTGTTGCCGCTGGCCTTGATGGCGCTGACGGTGCGGCCGATGTCGCTGCTGGCGCTGGCGTTGCTGATCGTGGTGATGGCGCAGTTGCGCATCGTCCTGTATGGCGCACCGGGAACCGGCAGCGCGCTGTACTGGCTGTACACGCTGATGACCATCGGCTTCGGCCTGGTGCTGGCGGGGTACCGGACCGACTTTGCCGTGTCCGCCTGGCAGATGCGGCGGCGGCTGGTGCGGCAGGCGCATACCGATGAGCTGACCGGCCTGCTGAACCGGAATGGATGGACGGAGCGCGCCATCGCCCTGCATGCGCAGGCACTGGCCGCGGGTCGCCCAGTGGCGGTGGTGGTGCTGGACATCGACTACTTCAAGCGCATCAACGACGAGCACGGCCACGACGGCGGCGATACCGTGTTACGGCGCCTGGGCGACCTCATGCGCGCGCGTACCGGTGCCAACGGCTGCGCGGCGCGGATCGGCGGCGAGGAATTCGCGGTGCTGCTGGACGGCGACGATGCGGTGGCGGCGCAGGCGTTCGCTGAACGTCTGCGCCGCGAGTTCCGCAAGGCACAGGGCGCGGTGGTGGCCACGCTGTCCGCTGGCATCGCCGGGCACCTGCCGGGGGAGTCGCTTCGCGACCAGATGCGGCGGGCCGATCAGGCGCTTTACGAGGCCAAGCGCGAGGGCCGCGATCGCGTTCATGTGGCAGGCATTCCCTGA